GCCACCACTCTGGAAACCCCGCAATCTCGAAGCATTGCTCTCTTGTGTTGCCACATTTAGAACACTTGAGTTTGTTCTTATCGATCCTTGGATTACCAGAGGTGTAATTTGGCTTTAATTGTTGGGGATTCCGATGTGGTTTCATGCTTAACCCAGCTCCTTCGGTAGCAAATAATCCTGAATTCTTATTTTGAGGGTTGAGTATTGTTACCAAGGATCTGTTGTTGAGCTTTTTCCTTTCGTACGGTGGCGTATGCTTCTTCCATCGTTGGTAAAGGATTCAATCTAAGCAGCTCCCTTTTAATTTGGTCATGATTTCGGTCAAGGGCATTGAGGAATTGAAAGAGTTTTTGCTCAGCTCGTATTTGATTGTAGGCTTGGATGTCAGCTGAACATTTAATTGGGTTTAGATATCTCCTCTCTATTTCACCCCATATGCCTTAATTTGATCCAAAGGTCTTCGATTAACATGTTTTCTTGTTTTAATTCGTTGGCTTTAACATGTAGATCGAAAGTTTGGAGTTTATCCTTACCACTGCTGTAAGTAACCACTAGAGCTTCCCATAAAGCTTTTGTTGTGGGGAATTTGGTTAGGTTGCTTGCAAGGTTAGGCTCGATACTTTGAATGAGCCATGAAAAGACGACTAAGTCATCTTATTCCCACTGATCATCTTCACTTTCTGGTGCATCAGTGGTTAAATGTTTCAAGAGGGATTTTGATTTCCCTCCAATTGCCACTTTTATCATTCTTGTCCATAGTGCATGATTTTGACTATTAAGAGCAAGATTGATTTTCAAACTATCAGATAAATTTGGAATGGGTGGGTTGGGATTGAAAGTTATTTTTCAACAGATTGCTTAATTTTGTGGCTAAATCGTGATTGCTGTTTTGGGTTTGGCTGCTACTGTCTTCTTCAGACATTGTAACCCCCAAATAGTTTGGTAGATGATTTGAGTAAGAAAAACGTGTATCTTGATCAATGGATCAATACCGTTAGGTCTGATACCATGTTTTCAAGTGATTATAACAATGGAAAACTTGTTTTGATTAAGTGTTCAGTTATTTCAAACTGAGAAGTGATTTTACAATTGCAAAATGAGCATAAATATATACAACAATGGCATAACAGCTAATTCTAAGTTAAGGTATGGTTCCAAGTACATTTTGGAACCACCTTGACACAAATGGTAAAAAGCCTAGTTAAGGAGCCGTTGTTGACTGCTAACTTTACTGTTGTTGCTGACTTCCTGCACCTGCTAATTGTCCCTTGTGACCCTTCTAAACTTGGATATGATGAGTGTGCTCTTTCTCTGATCCAAAGTCAATGTTGCCCTAAAAGGAATGTTGTAGGTGTGCTGTTTAGATACTATTCTTTAACAGAAgggtcattttatatatatatatatatatatatatatatatatatatatatatatatatatatatatatatatatatatatatatatatatatatatatatatatatatatatatatgtcataaaATCATCTGTTTTTTCAAGACAAACTCACACACTCAACGCAAACTggacttgaacccatgacctcaagGCCATAGGGGCTCCTTGATACCGCTAGACGAAAGACCCTTTCGCTAAAATCATCTGTTGATAAGCACGCGGTTGCAAGTTTGAGTTGCCAACATGAATATGAATATGAGAATTTTTTTAATTTGTCAATAGCTACCAAAATTGGATTTCATATAGTGTCACCGAACTAATTATGATTTGGAATTGGTACCAAAGATTTGCTAATTTAAATTATTTAGAACTAACTTTGCTCTTTTCTCAAATCAAGGCCATGGGACTGACATTTCCAAACATACATTTGTTTTTAGTACACAAACACAAGTGAAAAGAAAGCTATCTGATAACTATAGTACCATCCGAACAAAACGAAACTGAATAAACAAATAACAGACTAACATGAACACATGGTACATCTAGGTATCCAAATAAGGATTGACTAGCTTAACTTAATTCCATTCTTAATAATTTGGAATGATAGTATATAACTTTCCATAGATGATCTCAACCAATTAATCTTGGCTAAGTGCATGACTTAGGTTGTGTTTGATTACATGTGTTTATTTGTAACCTATGAATTGACAAATGATGTTGTATAATATAGAGTAACTAAACAATTCAAAGTTAAAATACCATCTTTATCTATAAGCACCTCAATACTTAAATACcacattaaataatatataaaaaacacTTATCAAACaactatattattttatgtattaggttatgtaacatcccgcatttttccgttaaattattttaacgaccgtcttttttttttagataatatcttccgttatctaaattcgtagtttccgttgactaacgttcataatatttccgttatttaattataacatcactcgtttactcgagcgttttcaaaatattcgttcggtaaaatcccgcacccgcttctaaactcgagggactaaaattgacacggggcaaactagttgactaggtcaactagtccaccccaatcaccaccattcaataatctccatctctctctctttctctctagtaagaacacacacacatttacccaattcaatcattcatcatctaaattcgatctaggaggccaacatcaaaacaaattacgtatttggaatcctctcttcatcctctacaatttgataccaacttcatctcgtttgggtaacatttctaaaactctagatttctctaaattcgtgtttttgacttgaaatggtgttagttagtgtctatggctcgtgtataacatgaatatatgttttgtttgctcgattcgttgttttgagtaactagtttgaacatttgaaatgggtgtgcttaatccttaattttggatgagttaatgttgttaaattgttagagtttatgttttaaaagtgttactagcatctttagcatcaatttgatgtgtaggttgatttggaaaacatcattaacatgattattggttttgtgattcttgattagggtttgatgaactctaaaaggaaattttgatgctttgaatgccatgaaatgttattagttagtgattagttgtattgtatgtttcattaccttcaaaacggcatatcatatgtgtgaattgcattcccgaatcttaaaatgcgttttgtaaacttgaaacgatggttttgaacatttaatgaccacttgacgagatttcggctattgtaaatgatgtttttgcttgatgaaaagtggttagttgtattctttgtcaaaatacctttccaaagatataagatacttgttttggatgtttacggtttaggatttatgggtatttgaagttggattcgtgcttgactgtgaaaactgccagaattctctgcacaggtaatggcgcgacgcgccatgtacccgcgcggcgcgccaaagtggtctgtccaactttgtcaatttttgaataatgtttgctatgctacgcacctccgattcacatgtaacttgttctaacatgctcatatatgattaaaaacctcagaaaaatagttcgggatccgacccgaacgtgttgacttttcgttgactttgaccgaccgaagttcgactttttgtaaaacttaaccaaatgattgtgcaaccttcctaacttgtttctatacttgtatcttgcatgaaacttgacaaattgattcacatgctacataatcgagtcgtaacgagccataggactaattgaacacatttcacccgaccttgtgtcgtaaccggttaattgatacaacttatttgtttaggtcaaggctaagcaactttcatgcacacgtttactttgtgaagtacatttatactcgtgcactcgaggtgagatcatagtcccaccttttcaacaatttttatactttaaatcttgggctgagaaacatatactttgttacatcttgtactacttacttttatgttttgaacacaagtccgatgaaacaaacattctacagcgagtttagaacaaaatcctcaattcgattatctttagttacacttgccgggtgtaagcgagaacttatgttgtatggatccatatgggtttgacaaaccctcattcaaacggttcgctaccgtttacgaatgaaatatattttcaagaaacagtgtatgttctaacactattgtgatggggttctatggaaggaatgttaagcattgataattgggtgctcgcgaacaaacttttggaatgcaacttttggatgatcacttttatggaaatactaaatcttgtggttcaaaatataacttttattaatacacctatgatttcaccaacttttttcgttgacagttttctatatgtttctcaggttcatacatggctatttgatacatgcttccgcgtactttcatacttgcttgaggtcgagcatacatgcatacactctgatttcttgcttggagtcaagcatacatacatacttacgctatttatagcaactgtgattttcaactaattatgtcgcaagttatttcatttatacattactacttttgtaaacttaaacttgttgtcaaaccgttttgtaaactaaactttgcaagttttgtacatttcaaatgaatgcgacatgattttggtcaaacgcgtctcatatagagactatgaccacgcaacgggacctaagtagacggcaccgtcaatgacgatttggtcgggtcgctacagatggtatcagagcgttggttgtagggaactaggatatgtattagtgtgtctgacagagtcgttaggacgcattagtgaatctagactacaaccggattgttagccattgcattctgacatacatttgctatagatagcacttacttgactacttgtgcattatacttgaatcattcttaggcaaacttcttgatggtaccaagctttcatcatacgaatccgtattctgccactttctggtaacacacgtaaattcaagattcatacacgtatggatgacgacgacttcattagtcacacttgttcgggaactctgtctcccggattgttatttgccaccgtttcaacttactatcggtttcccactggtgtttcttactatctactttttggtgttactaccatcgctactctaggtgagtatcgtcatcaacatttatcactacgattgcgtgctactcgttatcatgactcgttactcttttcatacctgaatacattattgtctgactcgaaccgcattgacgtgaacaatcatttatacacttccctcgggaaacgctccttccgagttgcactaattctttcgattcaatacgagtcacgttagagacatcgttacactttgttcattttaaaactttatgattatacgaacttgaatctatggattgatatgggaatggaggtatgagttagcgtaatatgacgacactcgatcaacgtggttatattacggtaagtcataccaaagttctaatgacatgtgatggtggttggactcgatcaacctaatcaccaccatgtgccatgtacatgacttcatctttcttgattggatatccgaaaaccccgagaatactgataacaaccataccggggacacaccttcgaatattgtcgaaccatatttatgcttccgaataaatgacgaattctttcaacttcaaacatacattatacatgaatactatctcgtcctcgaacagttttatcaacgaactacaatatacctgttatgctcacaccgaggtggaaacttctctcgtattacactcgtacttccgtataaggaaatcattattctaaactctcaatggagagagagactcttcacgttatactagtattcaccacgagggtgaatagtcctaacaaacgttttcgaaAGCCGATAAATCTTTcgtggcgcgaaattcttgagaaacggaaacttgttctaactaaagttttcaagtcctaacaaacttattcaaatttatcttaaggaaatgtacctcgtttcggatcgagatcctcgtttcacttctagatttaggagtgccttacaaaagtctcgggaccacgtttagacatgagtaccgcgtatcatccacaaaccgacgaacaaagcacaTGTACAATTCAACCTtgaaaaccgtaatacgaatttgcgttatcaacttcaaatttacttgagaaaagtatttgcctttaggcgaattctagtactacaataattttcattcgagtattaacgccacacctttcgagaactcatatagccacaattgtcattttctaaattgttgaaccgaagtagttgacatgcaaaccaccggacccggactcattcatgagataaccgttatgatcgttcaaatcccagaaaggctcaaggcggaccgtagtcgccaaaagagctatgccgatgttagacgtggacctctcgaattccaagtggttaaaagcgtaacgttaaaagtcgcaccttaggaaggtgcaatccgtttcgggaaacgtaggaagctaaatccgcgatacacaaaaccttttaaaatcctgggggcgtttcggacccgttactagccgtttagatttttcaactcattcgagtctccgtacatcccacattctacgtatcaaacttaaagacgtgccttgcgaaaccaggacttgttaccctcttcgacgaacctactatcgatgacaaactttccttcctaggagaaccggttgaaattttgaatcatgaaaccaaactctgaaacaacgtaaaaccccgactgtcaaagttcgttgaaatgcccgatgaagtactttcacttatccgtagaatgggcaacgcacgatctcgatgaaggaacaacgactactactttcaactaaatttcggaacgaaatttcttttaaggtgtaggtaatgtaaaatcccgcatttttccgttaaattattttaacgaccgtctttttttttttttagataatatcttccgttatctaaattcgtagtttccgttgactaacgttcataatatttccgttatttaattataacatcactcgtttactcgagcgttttcaaaatattcgttcggtaaaattccgcacccgcttctaaactcgagggactaaaattgacacggggcaaactagttgactaggtcaactagtccaccccaatcaccaccattcaatcatctccatctctctctctttctctctagcaagaacacacacacatttacccaattcaatcattcatcatccaaattcgatctaggaggccaacatcaaaacaaattacgtatttggaatcctctcttcatcctctacaatttgataccaacttcatctcgtttgggtaacatttctaaaactctagatttctctaaattcgtgtttttgacttgaaatggtgttagttagtgtctatggctcgtgtataacatgaatatatgttttgtttgctcgattcgttgttttgagtaactagtttgaacatttgaaatgggtgtgcttaatccttaattttggatgagttaatgttgttaaattgttagagtttatgttttaaaagtgttactagcatctttagcatcaatttgatgtgtaggttgatttggaaaacatcattaacatgattattggttttgtgattcttgattagggtttgatgaactctaaaaggaaattttgatgctttgaatgccatgaaatgttattagttagtgattagttgtattgtatgtttcattaccttcaaaacggcatatcatatgtgtgaattgcattcccgaatcttaaaatgcgttttgtaaacttgaaacgatggttttgaacatttaatgaccacttgacgagatttcggctattgtaaatgatgtttttgcttgatgaaaagtggttagttgtattccttgtcaaaatacctttccaaagatataagatacttgttttggatgtttacggtttaggatttatgggtatttgaagttggattcgtgcttgagtgtgaaaactgccagaattctctgcacaggtaatggcgcggcgcgccatgtacccgcgcggcgcgccaaagtggtctgtccaactttgtcgatttttgaataatgtttgctatgctacgcacctccgattcacatgtaacttgttctaacatgctcatatatgattaaaaacctcagaaaaatagttcgggatccgacccgaacgtgttgacttttcgttgactttgaccgaccgaagttcgactttttgtcaaacttaaccaaatgattgtgcaaccttcctaacttgtttctatacttgtatcttgcatgaaacttgacaaattgattcacatgctacataatcgagtcgtaacgagccataggactaattgaacacatttcacccgaccttgtgtcgtaaccggttaattgatacaacttatttgtttaggtcaaggctaagcaactttcatgcacacgtttactttgtgaagtacatttatactcgtgcactcgaggtgagatcatagtcccaccttttcaacaatttttatactttaaatcttgggctgagaaacatatactttgttacatcttgtactacttacttttatgttttgaacacaagtccgatgaaacaaacattctacagcgagtttagaacaaaatcctcaattcgattatctttagttacacttgccgggtgtaagcgagaacttatgttgtatggatccatatgggtttgacaaaccctcattcaaacggttcgctaccgtttacgaatgaaatatattttcgagaaacagtgtatgttctaacactattgtgatggggttctatggaaggaatgttaagcattgataattgggtgctcgcgaacaaacttttggaatgcaacttttggatgatcacttttatggaaatactaaatcttgtggttcaaaatataacttttattaatacacctatgatttcaccaacgtttttcgttgacagttttctatatgtttctcaggttcatacatggctatttgatatatgcttccgcgtactttcatacttgcttgaggtcgagcatacatgcatacactctgatttcttgcttggagtcaagcatacatacatacttacgctatttatagcaactgtgatttcaactaattatgtcgcaagttatttcatttatacattactacttttgtaaacttaaacttgttgtcgaaccgttttgtaaactaaactttgcaagttttgtacatttcaaatgaatgcgacatgattttggtcaaacgcgtctcatatagagactatgaccacgcaacgggacctaagtagacggcaccgtcaatgacgatttggtcgggtcgctacaggttAATACGGTAATATTAGAGTATTCATTGAAAATTATTGGCATTTAGAATCCAGTTTAAAGAGAACTTTTGAAATATTCAGATAAATCATCACAAGGTAGCTAAGTGGTTAGGACTCTGATATGTCTCAGGTTCGAATCTTGTGGCGGCCAACAAAGAGTTGAAAACAGCCAGAAAGTAATATGAGGTTGGATTTCGCTCTTCCAGGTAACCGAACAGGTAAAAAACTTGGAACTAAAACTTTGATTTATTCAGATTTTAACCAATTTAGCGCTTAATCACAACAACAACATTACCCAATCTCATATAGCGCTTAATCATTTTCAAACACGGTATGCAGTGTAATCATTGATGGTGCGTTCTTCTCTGTCTTTTATAAATGAGAAGACTTGATTACTACTCTACTCTATAGATTGAATCAATAAGAACTTCTTCTATAATGGTAATTAAACATCTTGCTTAGTATTAATAATTCTCTGTTATTTGATGGTAGAAAGCTAATTAATTAGGCCACCATATTAAATGAACCTTAATTCTTTGTCTTGAAGGAGCTACTATGCACATTCATTCCAAAAATGGAAAAAGGCACAAATGAAAACATTGGGTCATTAACATTCTATTCAATACTAATTGAAGAAAAGACATACAAGTTAATAACTTTCCAACATGGCATTATATGAACTCCAACCAACATCATCTCTTGAAGGGGACTCATTCTGGGCCAACATCCGCTCTAACTCACTTGGCCTGCAAGGCACCATAAGTGCACCATCGTGGTCGAACCCATACTCCTCCGCTGCTCTCTCCAACAACCGTTGAAACAATGGGTGACCAAGGTATGCTAATGGAACCACAAATCTCCTTTCTTCATTATCATTGGCTGCAATCACCGCAAAATGTCCTTCTTTCACATCTTTAGGCACCGTCGTTTCTTGGCCCATTTCACAATTCGTTTTGCTCGGACTCCATTTCTTGGCTTGTAAAAGACTCTTGTGAAGCTTCTCTGCTACAACTTTTAGCTTTAGAATCCCATTATTTTTCTTGGCATGACATTGTCTTTTTAGTATTcccattttttatattttttatattctcTATTTGATCAAACAATTTATTCTTTTTTCTGCAATGTACTTCTTCACCGTGTTAACTTCCTTTTATAGACTAAGGAAGAGATGAAACATCTTATCATGTTTGTGTGTGTAAAACAATTGCATGTGATTGCAAATGAAGACTTGATCAAATAGGCCATGAATGGTCTGTGTAATTATATGTGTAGTCACATCTGTCCATTAATACTTCTTTGTGTTTATATTgtctaaactaaaaaaaaaaaaatattcttctTAACCAAAAAGCAGAGATGATAAATATAGGGATTAGGACGTGGAGATTTGATAATCATGGTTTAATAAGCACATAATTAAGAATTTTCTTATATGATTATTGGAGGTGATAAAATGCTTGAGTTGGATAACAGAGTACATACATATGAGTTGGCCTGATGTCAACACTTTTTTGTCCATTTTATAACTTCAGAAAATGAACCTTCGAGAATCAACTATAATTGTTTGGCGGTACTTACCGACCGGTTAAGGCCGAATATTGACACGTGCAAGGTGTGCATTTATACGGGCTCATAATTCAAAAGGGTCTATAAGTTATTCTAGTATGCATGTAACTCCTTATTTTAAAAAGCGCGTACTCCAAATATTAAATGAACCTTCCATTCCAATGAAATGGGCCCGAACAACACATATACATAATCACTTGTCATTTAGTTTTTGAGACTTTTATCTTTAAACAAAAGTCCCCCGTCATCATATGTTGCTTTTGTCTTGGCAGACAACAAAATTTTTGATATAAATGAAAATTTTACGTATACAAAAAACCTTCTTTTTACTTGTTGAACAGaatcaagaaaatatattgataGGAATTGATATGACGTGTCTATTATACAACATCATAAACAAATATATTTGAAATATTGTAGTTAGTTTATAAAAATGTTTCCATTATCTTTTTAATAACAAATCATGAACATCTAAGAATATGTTTTTTATTGGGTGTGCTTTGTCATGTAAAGTTTTCGCAAGACTAAAATATATAATCTACATTATCAACAAAGATTACAGATGGGTGCACATAAGACCAGACTAGAACGGGACCAAGAGTCAAAACGGGTCGGGTTGGGAATGCAACCAAGTTAGGAGTCGGCAAGTGAATGGACGATAAGACAAGTGGGAAATCGAGAGGGGTTTGGGGTAGCATCATTCACATATAGAtaaacaaaatttgtgcatctaagaTGCTAGATAAACCTAGTTATGTTTTGGGCAAAAACATGGCAAACAGGTGTGAACTGTTAGACCAAATTAATACT
The window above is part of the Rutidosis leptorrhynchoides isolate AG116_Rl617_1_P2 chromosome 1, CSIRO_AGI_Rlap_v1, whole genome shotgun sequence genome. Proteins encoded here:
- the LOC139892141 gene encoding auxin-responsive protein SAUR24-like; the encoded protein is MGILKRQCHAKKNNGILKLKVVAEKLHKSLLQAKKWSPSKTNCEMGQETTVPKDVKEGHFAVIAANDNEERRFVVPLAYLGHPLFQRLLERAAEEYGFDHDGALMVPCRPSELERMLAQNESPSRDDVGWSSYNAMLESY